DNA from Halogeometricum sp. S1BR25-6:
GGTTCGGGAGCGAGAACGCGCCGCTGAGCGTATCGAACGGGAAGCCGCAGGCCTCGGCGGTCACGCCGTGCAACGCCGCGAGGTGGTCCGCCGCGTCGCGTTCGACCGACGGGGTGACGCGGCCGTCGCCCTCGACGTGCGCCATGAACAGCAGGTCGTCCGAGGCGTCGTACACCTCGGGGACCGGTAGCGGCGACTCGTCGGATAAGTAGCGGAGCATCTCCGCCTCGACGGTCAAGGGGGTGTCGCCGACTTTCGCGACGACCGGGTCGCGGTCGGCGAAGTCGAGGCGGTAGACGGTTCCCACCTCGCCGCCGTCCAGTTCGGTGAGCGTCGAGACGGCCGATCCGAACCGCGACTCGGCGCGGGCGCGGACGGACTCCGGTGCGGGGGGCGTCTCCGTCATGCGTCCGGGTTCGCGGTCCTCCTCCCTGAGCGTGACGCTTCGGCCGTCGTACCGCAGTCGTGCGGTTTGCACGCTCCACGGACCGGAACTCTTAGATGCCGACGCGCCGGACGTTGCGTATGCGCCTCTTCCGGTCGAAGGAGATTCTCGGAATCGCCGAGGAGGCACTCGACTTCGCGTTGGAAGCGTCGAAGGAGACACACCCCAACGAGTACATGGGCTTTCTCCGCGGGGAGGACGCCCGCCGCGTCGGCCTCGACGAGTCGGGCACCGTCATCACGGACGTACTCATCGTCCCCGGGACGACCTCGGACCCCGTCAGCGCCACGGTCCGCACGGACATGATACCGAACGACATGCGCGCGGTCGGGTCGATTCACTCGCACCCCAACGGCGTCCTCCGCCCGAGCGACGCCGACCTCGACACGTTCGGGCAGGGTCGCGTGCACGTCATCGTCGGCCATCCCTACCGCCGCAGCGACTGGCGCGCGTTCGACCAGGAGGGCAATCCGACGACGCTGGACGTCCTTGACGTCGACCTTCCCGACCCCGAATCGTTCTTCGACTTCGACGAGGCGGACCTCGGTCTGAACCTCGACGACGAGGCCGAATGACGCGGCGC
Protein-coding regions in this window:
- a CDS encoding Mov34/MPN/PAD-1 family protein: MRLFRSKEILGIAEEALDFALEASKETHPNEYMGFLRGEDARRVGLDESGTVITDVLIVPGTTSDPVSATVRTDMIPNDMRAVGSIHSHPNGVLRPSDADLDTFGQGRVHVIVGHPYRRSDWRAFDQEGNPTTLDVLDVDLPDPESFFDFDEADLGLNLDDEAE